In Symmachiella dynata, the following are encoded in one genomic region:
- a CDS encoding TetR/AcrR family transcriptional regulator: MEILTRKQREIQKREADILSLSRPMLIEGGYHGLNMDRIATELEYSKGTIYKHFSCKEEIIIALAIETQEKRSEFFSRAAAFQGRSRERLTAIGVAGELFVRLFPDHFAVEQIINSRSIWEKTSHNRRELMQVAEGKCMHLVSGIVRDGVDCGDVVLPAKTTPEELVFGLWSLTFGAYSILSTGESLTNLGVEDPFRSVRTNVHHILNGIGWRPLSSEHDYDAVAEKITHEIFAEEFQSVLG; encoded by the coding sequence ATGGAGATCCTCACACGCAAACAACGAGAAATTCAAAAACGCGAAGCCGATATCCTTTCTCTTTCCCGACCTATGCTTATTGAGGGGGGATACCACGGTCTGAACATGGATCGTATTGCGACGGAGTTGGAGTACTCCAAAGGGACGATCTACAAGCATTTTTCCTGCAAGGAAGAAATCATCATCGCTTTGGCGATTGAAACGCAAGAAAAACGCTCGGAGTTTTTTTCACGGGCCGCAGCGTTCCAGGGGCGTTCGCGGGAACGGCTTACAGCAATCGGAGTGGCCGGTGAATTGTTTGTCCGTCTGTTCCCTGACCATTTTGCTGTCGAACAAATCATCAATTCCCGCTCTATTTGGGAAAAAACATCTCATAACCGGCGGGAACTGATGCAAGTTGCCGAAGGTAAATGTATGCACTTGGTTTCCGGGATTGTCCGTGATGGAGTCGATTGCGGAGACGTTGTACTCCCAGCGAAAACGACGCCTGAGGAGCTGGTGTTTGGTCTATGGTCGCTGACCTTTGGGGCGTACTCGATATTGAGCACCGGTGAATCGTTAACCAACTTGGGTGTCGAAGATCCATTTCGGTCGGTGCGGACGAACGTGCACCACATTCTCAATGGAATCGGGTGGCGACCGCTTTCCAGCGAACATGATTACGATGCTGTCGCCGAAAAAATTACCCACGAAATCTTTGCCGAAGAATTCCAATCGGTATTGGGATAG
- a CDS encoding serine hydrolase domain-containing protein, producing MLRILFILVLLTISSLPVISHAADPKLPNTAALKKIGQQMHAFVEGQQVSGVVTLVAHQGKVVHLKAVGLADMAQQRPMQTDSLFCIASMTKPMTATAVMILCDEGKLSVDDPVSKYLPDFADIELRSGPPARPLTIGDLMTHTSGVSGNQQNQGTLEATVEQFSKRTLKFQPGTQWAYSPGLSICGRIIEIVSGQPYEKFLQQRIFDPLQMTDTTFSPNAEQQTRIVTLYKPSKNKSALVTEPNWWCNLKAGRSPNPSGGLFSTAKDVARFYQMVLDGGRYGDVRIVSEKSVREMTTVQTGELEAGFTPGCGWGYGWGVVRTPQGVTRMLSPGTFGHGGAFGTQGWADPARQTIYVLMIQRTGFGNGDASDIRAGFQDLAVKAVDGNK from the coding sequence GTGCTACGGATTCTCTTCATTTTAGTTTTGCTGACCATTTCCTCACTGCCAGTAATCAGCCATGCGGCTGACCCGAAACTGCCCAACACGGCAGCGCTGAAAAAAATCGGGCAGCAGATGCATGCGTTCGTTGAAGGGCAACAGGTTTCGGGGGTCGTAACGCTCGTTGCACATCAAGGCAAGGTGGTTCATTTGAAAGCGGTTGGGTTAGCCGATATGGCCCAGCAGCGCCCCATGCAAACCGACTCGCTGTTTTGCATCGCCTCGATGACCAAACCGATGACGGCGACGGCGGTGATGATTTTGTGCGATGAGGGCAAACTGTCTGTCGACGATCCCGTTTCAAAATACCTCCCCGACTTTGCAGACATCGAGCTCAGATCCGGTCCACCCGCACGGCCCCTGACCATCGGTGATTTGATGACGCATACCTCGGGAGTCTCTGGGAATCAGCAGAACCAAGGCACGCTCGAAGCGACCGTCGAACAGTTTTCGAAACGGACCTTAAAATTTCAGCCGGGCACGCAATGGGCCTATAGCCCTGGGTTGTCCATCTGTGGCCGCATCATCGAGATCGTCTCTGGACAACCTTATGAAAAGTTCTTGCAGCAACGCATCTTCGATCCGCTGCAAATGACGGACACCACGTTTTCTCCCAATGCCGAACAACAGACGAGGATCGTCACGCTGTATAAGCCAAGCAAAAATAAATCCGCGCTCGTCACAGAACCCAATTGGTGGTGTAACTTAAAAGCGGGTCGCTCGCCCAACCCATCCGGTGGTCTTTTTTCGACAGCCAAAGATGTGGCCCGGTTTTATCAAATGGTTCTTGACGGCGGTCGATACGGCGACGTCCGGATCGTATCCGAAAAGAGCGTGCGCGAAATGACCACAGTACAAACCGGCGAACTTGAGGCAGGATTTACCCCCGGTTGCGGTTGGGGCTATGGGTGGGGCGTGGTTCGCACCCCTCAAGGAGTGACCAGGATGCTATCACCCGGCACGTTTGGTCATGGCGGCGCGTTTGGCACACAAGGCTGGGCTGATCCGGCTCGGCAAACGATCTACGTGTTGATGATTCAACGGACCGGTTTTGGCAATGGCGATGCTTCGGATATCCGCGCCGGTTTTCAGGACTTGGCCGTCAAAGCGGTGGACGGAAATAAATAA
- a CDS encoding YbaK/EbsC family protein gives MPQLPVLEKIREFLTAEQVAYREVHHQPTYTSEESAQARGEEIRIGGKALLLKVGENFRLFVLPANCKADSAAIRNELGVRKTRFATRDELLELTGLVPGCVPPFGHPILPFDLYIDTGIERNDKIAFNAGSLTDSIILATADYLRIARPTKNFAFAAQ, from the coding sequence ATGCCCCAGCTGCCCGTTCTTGAAAAAATTCGTGAGTTCCTCACAGCCGAGCAGGTCGCTTATCGCGAAGTGCATCATCAACCGACGTACACATCGGAAGAATCGGCTCAAGCACGGGGTGAAGAGATACGTATCGGGGGCAAAGCACTGCTGTTAAAAGTTGGGGAGAACTTTCGCCTGTTCGTACTGCCGGCAAATTGCAAAGCCGATTCCGCCGCCATTCGCAATGAACTGGGCGTACGAAAAACCCGATTCGCCACACGGGACGAACTGCTCGAATTGACGGGATTGGTCCCCGGTTGTGTCCCTCCCTTTGGACACCCGATACTCCCCTTCGACCTGTATATCGACACGGGTATCGAGCGAAACGACAAGATTGCCTTCAACGCAGGCTCGCTCACCGATTCAATCATCCTGGCCACTGCGGACTACTTGCGGATTGCCCGGCCTACCAAAAACTTTGCGTTTGCCGCCCAGTAA
- a CDS encoding GDSL-type esterase/lipase family protein, whose amino-acid sequence MRQLFGFLLLFATAAPLSAAEIHDDIDADTGWQVITAQAGQTKIRVVPAAGFNVFSIEHAGRELLKTPPALADLPGVSYGVPLLYPSPNRVRNAQFTFDGKTYHFDANDGTNFIHGLVHNVPWTVRRTEVDAHQAVIEAELVFAPGTKHYAAFPLEHTLRVTVTVRPEGVSWKYEVDNTHGKSKVPFGFALHPWILYQGERKNTFLTIPATQWMEAENLLPTGKLVDLEGTPFDARAAKSLEGFVIDDVYSGMQSDHPTVADFRDEGIQLSLDASDDFTHLVVYTPENKNWFCVENQTCSTDAHNLYQQGLKAESHLLVAEPGETLSGTVNYRIRDARGHKFSRWEKAIRKFEAQDRQHPPAAGGTLFVGSSSIRFWDLPKYFPDRPVVNHGFGGSQMIDSLYFADRIVLPYQPRTIVVYAGDNDIAGGQSPETVAKDFQRFARKIHAALPETKIVYIAIKPSLRRWNLYEQMAKANDLIAAFAETDERITYADIATPMLNEQGTPKPELFIKDGLHLSPAGYELWTSVIEPLLPRAN is encoded by the coding sequence ATGAGACAGTTGTTTGGTTTCCTTCTCCTATTTGCCACCGCCGCGCCGCTATCAGCAGCTGAGATTCATGACGACATCGACGCCGATACCGGATGGCAAGTGATTACGGCGCAGGCCGGGCAAACGAAAATCCGGGTGGTCCCCGCTGCGGGGTTCAACGTTTTCTCCATCGAACATGCCGGGCGGGAATTACTCAAAACGCCCCCCGCACTCGCCGACTTGCCTGGGGTTTCCTATGGCGTTCCCCTGCTGTATCCCAGCCCCAATCGCGTCCGCAATGCCCAATTTACCTTCGATGGCAAAACATATCACTTCGATGCCAATGACGGGACGAACTTTATTCACGGTCTGGTTCACAATGTCCCCTGGACGGTTCGCCGAACGGAAGTCGACGCCCACCAGGCTGTGATCGAAGCGGAACTGGTCTTCGCCCCCGGGACCAAACATTACGCAGCATTTCCGCTTGAGCACACGCTTCGTGTGACAGTGACCGTCCGCCCGGAAGGCGTGAGCTGGAAATATGAAGTCGACAACACGCACGGCAAATCCAAGGTACCGTTCGGCTTTGCGCTGCACCCTTGGATTCTCTATCAAGGCGAGCGCAAAAATACATTCCTCACAATCCCAGCTACGCAGTGGATGGAAGCCGAAAACCTACTGCCCACGGGAAAACTGGTTGACCTAGAAGGGACGCCCTTCGATGCCCGCGCGGCGAAGTCGTTAGAGGGGTTTGTCATCGACGACGTCTATTCGGGGATGCAATCGGATCACCCCACAGTGGCCGATTTCCGCGACGAGGGAATTCAGCTCTCCCTAGATGCCAGCGACGATTTCACACACTTGGTGGTCTATACACCGGAGAACAAAAACTGGTTCTGCGTGGAAAACCAAACCTGCTCGACCGATGCACACAATCTCTACCAACAGGGGTTGAAAGCGGAGTCACATTTGCTCGTCGCCGAACCGGGTGAAACGTTAAGTGGAACGGTGAACTATCGCATTCGCGATGCCCGCGGACACAAATTCAGCCGTTGGGAAAAGGCCATTCGAAAGTTTGAAGCCCAAGACCGCCAACACCCGCCGGCAGCAGGCGGGACTTTATTTGTCGGGAGTTCCAGCATCCGCTTTTGGGACTTGCCCAAATATTTCCCCGACCGCCCAGTGGTCAATCACGGCTTCGGCGGCTCGCAAATGATCGACAGTTTGTATTTCGCCGATCGAATCGTACTCCCCTATCAACCGCGCACGATCGTCGTCTATGCGGGCGATAACGACATTGCCGGTGGACAATCGCCGGAAACAGTCGCCAAGGATTTCCAACGTTTCGCCCGCAAGATCCATGCAGCGTTGCCGGAGACGAAAATTGTCTACATCGCAATCAAACCGAGCTTGCGGCGGTGGAACTTGTACGAACAAATGGCAAAGGCGAATGATCTGATTGCCGCATTCGCCGAGACTGACGAGCGAATCACCTACGCCGACATCGCCACGCCGATGCTCAATGAGCAAGGCACGCCTAAACCGGAACTGTTCATCAAAGACGGTTTACACCTCAGCCCCGCTGGTTACGAATTGTGGACGTCGGTGATCGAACCGCTGTTACCACGTGCGAATTGA
- a CDS encoding FG-GAP repeat domain-containing protein has translation MLRNTMPLKAFTIVCLAACGQFVTPGADAVAAEQSSVTFQKIPLGVSPNEGCAVADVDQDGKLDVIAGRNWFAAPDFAARPLRNIEEFGEDYLKNNGDHVYDVNGDGWIDVISGDWHGEEIFWYENPGKVGLTKGLLWKPHLLKKTRSRNEAYFLQDLDGDDVPEIVVDCWETEAPLVAWKLISSEEGPTLEQHVLGNNGCGHGMAFGDVNGDGHDDILTLVGWYEHPGSDPLSKEWKHHASWNRPHGSCPFLVVDLTGDGRNDVIWGNGHDYGLYWLEQLDTDEDDTAWKEHLIDRSYSQTHCLHWADIDGDGAGELITGKRVRGHAGRDPGGVEPECLYYYEWNQANQKFERHLISAGEGIGTGMQIRTADLNNDGKLDIAVSGKSGTWVLLNRGVEKSPATAK, from the coding sequence ATGCTACGAAATACCATGCCACTAAAAGCTTTTACCATTGTTTGTCTCGCTGCATGTGGGCAATTCGTCACACCCGGGGCGGACGCGGTTGCTGCGGAACAGTCCTCGGTGACATTTCAAAAAATCCCATTGGGTGTCAGTCCCAACGAAGGATGCGCGGTCGCTGATGTCGACCAAGATGGGAAGTTGGACGTGATTGCCGGCCGCAATTGGTTTGCAGCTCCGGACTTTGCGGCGCGCCCTCTGCGTAATATTGAGGAGTTTGGTGAAGATTACTTGAAGAACAACGGCGACCACGTCTACGACGTCAACGGTGACGGTTGGATCGATGTGATTTCCGGCGATTGGCACGGCGAAGAAATTTTCTGGTACGAAAACCCAGGCAAAGTGGGCCTAACCAAGGGGCTGCTCTGGAAGCCTCATCTACTGAAGAAAACCCGTAGTCGTAATGAGGCGTACTTTCTCCAGGATCTGGATGGAGACGATGTGCCCGAAATCGTTGTTGATTGTTGGGAAACCGAAGCGCCGCTCGTTGCTTGGAAGTTGATCTCTTCTGAGGAGGGGCCGACACTTGAACAACATGTGTTGGGCAATAACGGTTGTGGACACGGTATGGCGTTCGGCGATGTCAACGGCGATGGTCACGATGATATTTTGACGCTTGTCGGCTGGTACGAACATCCGGGTAGCGATCCGCTCTCGAAGGAGTGGAAACATCACGCGAGTTGGAATCGTCCGCACGGCAGTTGCCCATTTCTAGTCGTGGACCTCACGGGAGACGGACGGAACGACGTGATTTGGGGCAATGGCCATGACTACGGCCTGTATTGGCTGGAGCAATTGGATACCGACGAAGACGACACCGCCTGGAAAGAACACCTCATCGATCGTTCCTATTCGCAAACGCATTGTTTGCACTGGGCGGATATCGATGGCGACGGAGCAGGGGAGTTGATCACGGGCAAGCGGGTGCGCGGTCATGCCGGTCGCGATCCGGGAGGCGTCGAACCGGAATGTCTGTATTACTACGAATGGAATCAGGCCAACCAAAAATTTGAGCGGCATCTCATCAGTGCCGGAGAAGGCATCGGCACCGGCATGCAGATTCGCACGGCCGACTTGAATAACGATGGCAAGCTCGACATCGCCGTCTCGGGAAAATCAGGCACCTGGGTCTTGCTCAACCGTGGTGTCGAAAAATCGCCCGCGACAGCAAAATGA
- a CDS encoding DinB family protein — protein MIRLKLAVDQLLFARNYTLDLLDTIDTVDWYQTPAQHTTHVGWQVGHLAVAEYRLALARIRGAQPGDEKLIPPDYLRLFGKNSIPSSKPGDYPGPDELRATLDRVHVAALNCMQNLPVEELDMPLTEPHRFAKTKLEALLFCGQHEMVHAGQIGLLRRMSGYAPVW, from the coding sequence ATGATTCGTTTAAAGCTTGCCGTCGATCAATTGTTGTTCGCCCGCAATTATACGCTGGACCTGTTGGATACGATCGACACTGTTGATTGGTATCAAACACCGGCGCAGCACACCACGCACGTAGGGTGGCAAGTGGGACATTTGGCGGTCGCTGAATACCGCCTAGCGTTGGCGCGGATCCGTGGTGCGCAGCCGGGTGACGAAAAGCTGATCCCGCCGGATTATTTGCGACTGTTTGGTAAGAATTCGATTCCATCGAGTAAGCCGGGCGACTATCCCGGGCCCGATGAATTGCGGGCAACGTTAGACCGGGTGCATGTGGCGGCTCTGAATTGCATGCAAAATCTGCCGGTCGAGGAATTGGACATGCCGTTAACCGAGCCGCACCGGTTCGCTAAGACAAAGCTCGAAGCGCTGCTGTTCTGCGGGCAGCACGAGATGGTGCACGCCGGGCAAATCGGACTATTGCGGCGAATGTCGGGATACGCTCCCGTGTGGTAG
- the sixA gene encoding phosphohistidine phosphatase SixA, translating to MDLYIIRHGIAADLAPSDRERPLTPPGKEQMRQMAAWLAKQGTIPQKIISSPLVRAVQTAEILRDGVGLDAEDMLISNIMAPGADPQKLCELLQETPAQSVAIVGHAPDVQVYTSFFAGGGWLSFGRANIASLEIHGSPCAEHGLLRWFVSPRMLGF from the coding sequence ATGGACCTCTACATCATCCGGCACGGAATCGCCGCCGATCTGGCCCCCAGTGACCGCGAGCGCCCCCTCACCCCGCCCGGCAAAGAGCAAATGCGGCAGATGGCCGCTTGGCTAGCGAAACAGGGGACCATCCCACAGAAAATCATCTCCAGCCCGCTCGTGCGTGCCGTACAAACTGCAGAAATTCTGCGCGATGGTGTCGGTCTGGACGCTGAGGATATGCTCATCAGCAATATTATGGCCCCCGGAGCCGACCCGCAAAAACTGTGCGAACTGCTCCAAGAGACGCCGGCCCAATCTGTGGCGATTGTGGGCCATGCGCCGGACGTGCAAGTCTACACATCTTTTTTCGCCGGTGGCGGTTGGCTATCCTTCGGACGCGCAAACATCGCCAGCCTAGAAATCCACGGTTCCCCCTGTGCGGAACACGGCCTCCTACGCTGGTTCGTCAGCCCCCGCATGCTGGGATTTTGA
- the leuD gene encoding 3-isopropylmalate dehydratase small subunit gives MKKIVKVTGPGMPLLLDDIDTDRIIPARYLRCVTFDGLGDHVFKDDREQHGDHVFDRDHHQDAKVLVAGRNFGCGSSREHAPQALLRWGIEAIIAESFAEIFHGNCTALGIPCVHATPEQLKQINAAVEADPTLHLTVCLETSTVTHGDTKHDCHVHEGTRTALVSGQWDYLGELLEGEPQIRETASQLPYVTNFA, from the coding sequence ATGAAAAAAATTGTAAAAGTCACCGGCCCCGGCATGCCGCTGTTGTTGGATGATATCGACACCGACCGCATCATCCCCGCCCGCTATTTGCGCTGCGTCACCTTCGATGGTTTGGGCGATCACGTCTTTAAGGATGACCGCGAACAACATGGCGATCATGTTTTTGACCGCGATCACCATCAAGACGCCAAGGTGCTCGTCGCCGGTCGGAACTTCGGCTGTGGCTCCTCCCGAGAGCATGCCCCGCAAGCGTTGCTGCGTTGGGGGATTGAAGCAATCATTGCCGAATCGTTCGCCGAGATTTTCCACGGCAATTGCACTGCACTGGGTATCCCCTGTGTGCATGCGACGCCGGAGCAATTGAAGCAAATCAATGCCGCTGTCGAAGCCGATCCCACCTTGCACCTGACCGTCTGTCTGGAAACATCGACCGTCACGCACGGCGACACCAAACACGATTGCCACGTGCACGAAGGCACACGCACCGCACTGGTCAGCGGACAATGGGATTACCTTGGCGAACTGCTCGAAGGCGAACCACAAATCCGCGAAACAGCGAGCCAGTTGCCGTATGTGACGAACTTCGCGTGA
- the leuC gene encoding 3-isopropylmalate dehydratase large subunit — protein sequence MSDTRNLFNRVWDNHVVRELASGQSQIFIGQHLIHEVTSPQAFQMLRDRGLKVMYPERTLATVDHIIPTEIQSRPFADGLAEEMMTAIEKNCDEFGITLLDLNDDRQGVVHIVGPELGVTQPGMTIACGDSHTSTHGAFGSIAMGIGTSQVAAVLASQTLPMSRPKVRRVEVNGELGPGVYAKDVALYIIRKLGVQGGVGYAYEFAGTVFDAMTMEERMTVCNMSIEGGARCGYINPDQTTVDYIRGRPFAPQGAAFEKAAEYWLSLASGPDAQYDDVVVYDAADIEPTVTWGINPGQSIGVSEEIGSVDSFPEQEQAGVREALTFMELEEHQPIKGLKIDVAFVGSCTNGRISDLREAARVAEGHKVADHVRALIVPGSQQVRKQAEEEGLDKIFEEAGFQWRAAGCSMCLAMNPDKLSGRELCASSSNRNFKGRQGSPTGRTLLMSPAMVAAAAIAGEVVDVREVAAPVGV from the coding sequence ATGAGTGATACACGAAACCTGTTCAATCGCGTTTGGGACAACCATGTTGTCCGGGAATTGGCATCGGGCCAGTCGCAAATTTTCATCGGGCAACACCTGATTCATGAAGTGACCAGTCCCCAAGCGTTCCAAATGCTCCGCGATCGGGGCTTGAAGGTCATGTATCCCGAACGGACTTTGGCGACAGTCGACCACATCATCCCCACCGAAATCCAATCCCGGCCGTTTGCCGACGGGTTGGCCGAAGAGATGATGACCGCCATCGAAAAAAACTGCGACGAATTCGGCATCACGCTGCTCGATCTAAACGACGATCGCCAAGGGGTGGTGCACATCGTCGGCCCGGAATTGGGTGTCACGCAACCGGGGATGACCATCGCCTGCGGCGACAGCCACACGAGCACGCACGGGGCGTTCGGCTCGATCGCCATGGGCATCGGCACCAGCCAAGTTGCCGCTGTGTTGGCTTCGCAGACATTGCCCATGAGCCGTCCTAAAGTACGTCGCGTCGAAGTGAACGGCGAGTTGGGACCGGGGGTGTATGCCAAAGATGTCGCTTTGTACATCATTCGCAAATTGGGCGTGCAAGGCGGCGTGGGTTATGCCTATGAATTCGCCGGCACGGTCTTCGATGCGATGACGATGGAAGAACGGATGACGGTCTGCAACATGAGCATCGAAGGGGGTGCTCGTTGCGGTTACATTAATCCGGACCAAACGACCGTCGATTACATCCGCGGCCGTCCGTTTGCTCCCCAAGGTGCTGCGTTTGAAAAGGCGGCTGAGTATTGGCTGAGTTTGGCATCCGGCCCCGACGCCCAATACGACGATGTTGTCGTTTATGACGCGGCCGACATCGAACCGACGGTCACTTGGGGTATCAATCCCGGTCAGTCGATCGGCGTTAGCGAAGAAATCGGCTCCGTCGATAGTTTCCCGGAACAGGAACAGGCCGGCGTCCGCGAAGCATTAACGTTCATGGAGTTGGAAGAACATCAACCGATCAAGGGCTTGAAAATCGATGTCGCCTTTGTTGGATCGTGCACCAATGGCCGCATTTCGGACTTGCGTGAGGCGGCTCGTGTTGCTGAAGGTCATAAGGTGGCCGACCACGTCCGCGCGTTGATCGTGCCTGGTTCGCAACAAGTCCGCAAACAGGCTGAAGAAGAAGGTTTGGACAAGATCTTCGAAGAGGCTGGTTTTCAATGGCGGGCGGCGGGGTGCTCGATGTGCCTGGCGATGAATCCCGACAAACTCTCCGGTCGCGAACTTTGTGCCTCCTCCAGCAACCGCAACTTCAAAGGTCGGCAAGGCAGCCCAACCGGACGAACGTTGTTGATGAGCCCCGCCATGGTTGCCGCTGCGGCAATTGCCGGTGAAGTGGTTGACGTCCGCGAAGTCGCCGCCCCGGTCGGTGTTTAG
- a CDS encoding phosphatidate cytidylyltransferase yields the protein MLGWRLFLSAIMIPAFIGGFYFDAQFGPTAPFLCVLAIALAARSSWEMVDLLKTRSFRPDARIVIACAVIVVAANWIQRWSGSESSAPTGVGALGPCLLAFTIALLALFLHAALRYREPGNSMESLGAEVLTVAYVGILLSVTAQLRWVAGAEAGYLALGSLIIATKSGDIGAYTLGRLFGKRKMIPRLSPGKTWAGAYGAVLGAGAASWAWFTFATPLLIPGTKPCAPQWAILFGVVLGVVGLIGDLCESLIKRDVGRKDSAVLLPGFGGVLDILDSILYAGPVAYILWLLLPLGP from the coding sequence ATGCTTGGTTGGCGATTGTTCCTCTCGGCGATCATGATCCCCGCCTTTATTGGTGGGTTTTACTTCGATGCCCAATTCGGCCCGACCGCGCCGTTTTTGTGTGTATTGGCTATTGCCTTGGCGGCGCGATCATCGTGGGAAATGGTCGACCTGTTGAAGACTCGCAGCTTTCGGCCTGATGCACGGATCGTGATCGCTTGTGCGGTGATCGTCGTTGCCGCGAACTGGATTCAGCGTTGGTCCGGGAGTGAATCGTCCGCACCAACCGGCGTGGGGGCATTGGGGCCGTGTCTATTAGCATTCACCATCGCGCTATTAGCGCTCTTCTTGCATGCCGCCCTGCGGTATCGCGAACCGGGCAACAGCATGGAGTCACTCGGTGCCGAAGTCCTGACGGTCGCCTATGTCGGCATCTTGTTGAGCGTGACCGCACAATTGCGGTGGGTGGCTGGAGCCGAGGCCGGTTATTTGGCGTTGGGTTCTTTGATCATCGCCACCAAATCAGGTGACATTGGGGCTTATACCCTGGGACGGTTGTTCGGCAAGCGTAAGATGATTCCTCGCCTCAGTCCCGGCAAGACGTGGGCTGGTGCCTATGGCGCGGTTCTCGGCGCGGGAGCTGCCTCCTGGGCTTGGTTTACCTTTGCAACGCCGCTGCTGATCCCCGGCACCAAGCCGTGCGCCCCTCAATGGGCGATTTTGTTTGGGGTGGTTCTGGGGGTGGTGGGATTGATTGGGGACCTGTGCGAATCGCTGATCAAGCGGGATGTCGGCCGCAAAGATTCCGCCGTGTTACTCCCCGGATTCGGGGGCGTGTTGGACATTCTGGACAGCATTCTCTACGCCGGTCCGGTGGCATATATCCTTTGGCTGTTATTGCCTTTAGGGCCATAA